One genomic segment of Macrobrachium rosenbergii isolate ZJJX-2024 chromosome 40, ASM4041242v1, whole genome shotgun sequence includes these proteins:
- the LOC136826373 gene encoding integumentary mucin A.1-like, which produces MTTANPSPKITTASQAMTTAAHTTIPTPTMTTTAHKRTPSPTTTTAAHTTTPSPTTTTAAHTKPPSPTTATAARRTNPSSTTTTETRATTPSPKITTATHTTSSTPTMTTANHTTTSSPAGPLQLIQQIHQLQ; this is translated from the coding sequence atgacCACTGCAAATCCATCACCAAAAATAACCACTGCATCACAAGCAATGACCACTGCAGCTCACACAACTATTCCAACACCAACAATGACCACTACAGCTCATAAAAGaactccatcacctacaacgaccaccgcagctcatacaacaactccatcacctacaacgaccactgcagctcatacaaaaCCTCCATCACCTACAACGGCCACTGCAGCTCGTAGAACAAATCCATCATCAACAACGACCACTGAAACTCGtgcaacaactccatcaccaaaaATAACCACTGCAACTCATACAACTTCTTCAACACCAACAATGACCACCGCAAATCATACAACAACTTCATCACCTGCAGGACCACTGCAACTCATACAACAAATCCATCAACTACAAtga
- the LOC136826371 gene encoding integumentary mucin C.1-like, whose translation MANAAHKTNPSPTTTTAAHTTTPSPTRTTAALTTTPSQTMPSAVHTTPSQTKNTAAHSTNPSPTTTTATHTTNPSPTTTTAAHTTTSTTVTAAHTTTPSPTTTTAAHSTNPSPATTTAAYTTTPPPTKTNAVHKTNLQQQPMQVIHRLHHLK comes from the coding sequence ATGGCCAATGCAGCTCataaaacaaatccatcacctacaacgaccactgcagctcatacaacaactcctTCACCTACAAGGACCACTGCAGCTcttacaacaactccatcacaaACAATGCCCTCTGCAGTTCATACAACTCCATCACAAACAAAGAACACTGCAGCTCATTCAACAAATCCATCACCTACAACGACCACTGCAACTCATACAACAAATCCATCACCTACaacgaccactgcagctcatacaacaacatcaacaacagtcactgcagctcatacaacaactccatcacctacaacgaccactgcagctcatTCAACCAATCCATCACCTGCAACAACCACTGCAGCTTATACAACAACTCCACCACCTACAAAGACCAATGCAGTTCATAAAACTAATCTCCAACAACAACCAATGCAGGTCATACACCGACTCCA
- the LOC136826374 gene encoding mucin-2-like, with translation MTTANHTTTSSPAWTTATHTTNPSTTMTTAAHTTTTSPKRTTAAHTNTPTPTTTTTAHTTPSLSTTTAPHTTNPSPTTTTAAHTTYLSPAMTNTARTTTPSPTMTTAAHTTTPIPTMTTAAHTTTPSPTTATAAHTTNPSPTTTAAAHTTTSLPTRTNATHITQSPTTTTAAHTTPTPITTTAAHTTNLSPTTTTAVHTTTPLQTMANAAHKTNPSPTTTTAAHTTTPSPTRTTAALTTTPSQTMPSAVHTTTPSQTKNTAAHSTNPSPTTTTATHTTNPSPTTTTAAHTTTTSTTVTAAHTTTPSPTTTTAAHTTNPSPATTTAAYTTTPPPTMTNAVHKTTPSPTTTNAAHTPTPSPKMSNAAHTRTPSSTTATAAHTTTPSPATTTAAHTTNPSPTTTTAAHTTTPSPTMITATHTTNPSPTTATAADTINPSPTTTATHTTTPLPTTITATHTTTPSFTTTNTAHTTTPSFTTTNTAHTTTPSPTTTTAAHTTTPSPTTTTAAHTTNPSPATTTAAHTTSPPPVTTTAVHKTTPSPTTTNAAHKTISPKMSNAAHTRTPSSTTTTAANTTTPSPTTTTAAHTTNPSPTTTTAAHTTTPSPTMTTAAHTTTPSPTTTTATHTTTPSPTTITTTHTTTLSPTTTTETHTTTPLPNITTVTHTTTATPTITTATHTTPSPTTTTATHMATPSPTTITTTHTKTPSPPTTTAVHTTQLTTITTATHTNTLTSTMTTETHTTTPSPTISTVAHTTTSSKPTSTATHTTPSPTTTTDGHTTPSPKSTTAAHTTTSPTTTTAVHTTTPSPTTTTAAHTITPPPTLSTTAHTTTPSPTMTIAAHTTTPSPTTTTAAHTTNLSPTTTAVHTITPSPTTTTAAHTTTPSPTTTAAHTANLSATTTTAVHTTTPSPTTTTAVHKKFHHLNNDCSSYNKSIT, from the coding sequence ATGACCACCGCAAATCATACAACAACTTCATCACCTGCATGGACCACTGCAACTCATACAACAAATCCATCAACTACAAtgaccactgcagctcatacaacaactaCATCGCCTAAAAggaccactgcagctcatacaaatACTCCAACACCAACAACGACTACTACAGCTCATACAACTCCATCACTATCAACGACCACTGCACCTCACACAACAAATCCATCACCTACaacgaccactgcagctcatacaacataTCTATCACCTGCAATGACCAATACAGCTcgtacaacaactccatcacctacaatgaccactgcagctcatacaacaactccaaTACCAACAATGACcaccgcagctcatacaacaactccatcacctacaacagccactgcagctcatacaacaaatccatcacctacaacgaccgctgcagctcatacaacaacttCTTTACCTACAAGGACCAATGCAACTCATATAACTCAATCACCAACaacgaccactgcagctcatacaactcCAACACCTATaacgaccactgcagctcatacaacaaatCTTTCACCTACAACTACCACTGCAGTTCATACAACAACCCCATTACAAACAATGGCCAATGCAGCTCataaaacaaatccatcacctacaacgaccactgcagctcatacaacaactcctTCACCTACAAGGACCACTGCAGCTcttacaacaactccatcacaaACAATGCCCTCTGCAgttcatacaacaactccatcacaaACAAAGAACACTGCAGCTCATTCAACAAATCCATCACCTACAACGACCACTGCAACTCATACAACAAATCCATCACCTACaacgaccactgcagctcatacaacaacaacatcaacaacagtcactgcagctcatacaacaactccatcacctacaacgaccactgcagctcatacaaccaATCCATCACCTGCAACAACCACTGCAGCTTATACAACAACTCCACCACCTACAATGACCAATGCAGTTCATAAAACTACTCCATCTCCAACAACAACCAATGCAGCTCATACACCGACTCCATCACCTAAAATGAGCAATGCAGCTCACACAAGAACTCCATCATCAACAACCGctactgcagctcatacaacaactccatcacctgcaacaaccactgcagctcatacaacaaatCCATCACCTACAACGACCACTGCAGCTCACACAAcgactccatcaccaacaatgaTCACTGCAACTCATACAACAAATCCATCACCTACAACAGCCACTGCAGCTGATACGATAAATCCATCACCTACAACCACTGCAACTCATACAACTACTCCATTGCCAACAACGATCACTGcaactcatacaacaactccatcattTACAACGACCAACacagctcatacaacaactccatcattTACAACGACCAACacagctcatacaacaactccatcaccaacaacgaccactgcagctcatacaacaactccatcacctacaacaaccactgcagctcatacaacaaatCCATCACCTGCAACAACCACAGCAGCTCATACAACAAGTCCACCACCTGTAACGACCACTGCAGTTCATAAAACAACTCCATCTCCAACAACAACCAATGCAGCTCATAAAACAATATCACCTAAAATGAGCAATGCAGCTCATACAAGAACTCCATCATCAACAACGACTACTGCAGCtaatacaacaactccatcacctacaacaaccactgcagctcatacaacaaatCCATCACCTACAACAACGACTGCAGCTCacacaacaactccatcacctacaatgaccactgcagctcatacaacaactccatcaccaacaacgaccactgcaactcatacaacaactccatcaccaacaacgaTCACTACAACTCATACAACAACTCTATCACCAACAACGACCACTGAaactcatacaacaactccattaCCAAACATAACCACTGTAACTCATACAACTACTGCAACACCAACAATCACCACTGCAACAcatacaactccatcaccaacaacgacCACTGCAACTCATATggcaactccatcaccaacaacaatCACTACAACTCATACAAAAACTCCATCACCTCCAACGACTACTGCAGTTCATACAACTCAATTAACAACAATAACCACTGCAACTCATACAAATACTCTAACATCAACAATGACCACTGAaactcatacaacaactccatcaccaacaataagCACAGTAGCTCATACAACAACTTCCTCAAAACCAACATCCACTGCAACTcatacaactccatcaccaacaacgacCACTGACGGTCATACAACTCCATCTCCTAAATcgaccactgcagctcatacaacaacatCACCAACAACGACCACTGCAGTTCATACAACAACCCCatcacctacaacaaccactgcagctcatacaataACTCCACCACCAACACTGTCCACTacagctcatacaacaactccatcacctacaATGACCattgcagctcatacaacaactccatcacctacaacaaccactgcagctcatacaacaaatTTATCACCTACAACCACTGCAGTTCATACAATaactccatcacctacaacgaccactgcagctcatacaacaactccatcacctacaaccactgcagctcatacagcaaaTCTATCAGCTACAACGACCACTGCAgttcatacaacaactccatcaccaacaacgacCACTGCAGTTCATAAAAAATTCCATCACCTAAACAAcgactgcagctcatacaacaaatCTATCACCTAA
- the LOC136826372 gene encoding salivary glue protein Sgs-3-like — MTTAAHTTTTSPKRTTAAHTTPTPTTTTTAHTTPSLSTTTAPHTTNPSPTTTTAAHTTYLSPAMTNTARTTTPSPTMTTAAHTTTPIPTMTTAAHTTTPSPTTATAAHTTNPSPTTTAAAHTTTSLPTRTNATHITQSPTTTTAAQQLQHL; from the coding sequence AtgaccactgcagctcatacaacaactaCATCGCCTAAAAggaccactgcagctcatacaactcCAACACCAACAACGACTACTACAGCTCATACAACTCCATCACTATCAACGACCACTGCACCTCACACAACAAATCCATCACCTACaacgaccactgcagctcatacaacataTCTATCACCTGCAATGACCAATACAGCTcgtacaacaactccatcacctacaatgaccactgcagctcatacaacaactccaaTACCAACAATGACcaccgcagctcatacaacaactccatcacctacaacagccactgcagctcatacaacaaatccatcacctacaacgaccgctgcagctcatacaacaacttCTTTACCTACAAGGACCAATGCAACTCATATAACTCAATCACCAACAACGACCACTGCAGCTCAACAACTCCAACACCTATAA